From Xiphophorus hellerii strain 12219 chromosome 20, Xiphophorus_hellerii-4.1, whole genome shotgun sequence, the proteins below share one genomic window:
- the mmp24 gene encoding matrix metalloproteinase-24 codes for MATGGGGGGGGAARRRRAGIPGFCWKTCCFPLLLCVVSVCGEEKTFIVETWLKNYGYLLPHDVRTSDLRQEKAMQSAVAAMQRFYGIPVTGVLDETTIEWMRRPRCGVPDHPHTSRRQRNKRYALTGQKWREKRITYRISNYTPKVGEKDTHRAIRQAFNVWQAVTPLSFQEVPNSDVESDGKDADIIIFFASGFHGDSSPFDGEGGFLAHAYFPGAGIGGDTHFDSDEPWTLGNANHDGNDLFLVAVHELGHALGLEHSNDPSAIMAPFYQYMDTHNFKLPMDDLQGIQKIYGIPTPMLEPTRPLPTLPSRRTHSTSECHPDRVARPGRPPGDRPALPGNGKPNICDGNFNTVAFFRKELFVFKDRWLWRLRNNKVLEGYPIEIDQFWKGLPPRIDAAYERSDGKFVFFKGDKFWVFKEVKAEPGYPQSLMELGSFLPKDGIDAAVRWEVVGKTYFFKGNQYWRYNEEKRTVDPGYPKPISVWDGVPDSPQGAFTSREGYHTYFYRGKEYWRFDNQKLTVEPGYPKSILQDWMGCYQSEMERSGSNRGDRQLPLDDVDVIVTINDVPTTVNAIAVVIPCILSLCILVLIYTIFQFKSKGAQQNTIMQHYYKYPVQEWV; via the exons ATGGCGACTGGCGGCGGCGGAGGCGGCGGCGGGGCGGCGCGCAGGCGGAGAGCCGGGATCCCCGGGTTCTGCTGGAAGACCTGCTGCTTCCCGCTTCTGCTCTGCGTGGTGTCGGTGTGCGGGGAGGAGAAGACCTTCATAGTGGAG ACGTGGCTGAAGAACTACGGCTACCTGCTGCCTCATGACGTCAGGACGTCGGACCTGCGGCAGGAGAAGGCCATGCAGTCCGCCGTGGCGGCCATGCAGCGTTTCTACGGGATCCCGGTGACGGGAGTCCTGGACGAAACGACCATAGA GTGGATGCGGCGGCCTCGCTGCGGCGTTCCCGACCATCCTCACACCAGCCGGCGCCAGAGGAACAAACGCTACGCGCTGACGGGGCAGAAATGGAGGGAGAAGAGGATCACCTACAG AATATCAAACTACACCCCAAAGGTGGGGGAGAAGGACACGCACCGAGCGATCCGCCAAGCCTTCAACGTGTGGCAGGCTGTCACTCCGCTCTCCTTCCAG GAGGTCCCAAATTCAGACGTGGAGAGCGACGGGAAAGACGCCGACATCATCATCTTCTTCGCCTCTGGTTTCCATGGCGACAGCTCTCCATTTGACGGCGAGGGGGGATTCCTGGCCCACGCCTACTTCCCGGGCGCCGGCATTGGAGGAGACACCCACTTCGACTCTGACGAGCCGTGGACTCTGGGAAACGCCAACCATGACG GTAATGACTTGTTCCTGGTGGCGGTGCATGAACTAGGCCACGCTTTGGGTTTGGAGCACTCCAACGACCCCAGTGCCATCATGGCTCCCTTCTACCAGTACATGGACACGCACAACTTCAAGCTGCCGATGGACGACCTGCAGGGCATTCAGAAAATCTACG GGATCCCCACCCCCATGTTGGAACCCACCCGGCCGTTGCCCACGCTTCCCTCCCGACGGACTCACTCCACCTCGGAATGCCATCCGGACCGGGTCGCCCGGCCGGGTCGGCCGCCCGGCGACCGCCCCGCTCTGCCCGGCAACGGAAAACCCAACATCTGCGACGGGAACTTCAACACCGTGGCGTTCTTCAGAAAGGAACTGTTCGTTTTCAAG GATCGCTGGTTGTGGCGTCTGAGGAACAACAAGGTCCTGGAGGGTTATCCCATAGAGATCGACCAGTTCTGGAAGGGCCTGCCTCCTCGCATCGATGCTGCCTACGAGAGGTCCGACGGAAAGTTTGTCTTCTTCAAAG gtgaTAAGTTCTGGGTGTTTAAGGAGGTGAAGGCCGAGCCGGGTTACCCTCAGAGCCTCATGGAGCTGGGCAGCTTCCTCCCCAAAGATGGCATCGATGCCGCCGTCCGCTGGGAGGTCGTCGGGAAAACCTACTTCTTCAAAGGAAACCAGTACTGGCGCTACAATGAGGAGAAGCGGACGGTGGACCCGGGATACCCGAAGCCCATCAGTGTGTGGGATGGAGTCCCCGACTCTCCCCAGGGAGCCTTCACCAGCAGAGAGGGAT ATCACACCTACTTCTACAGGGGGAAGGAGTACTGGAGGTTCGACAACCAGAAGCTGACGGTGGAGCCTGGATATCCAAAGTCCATTTTACAAGACTGGATGGGCTGCTACCAGTCCGAGATGGAGCGCTCCGGCAGCAACCGCGGAGACCGGCAGCTGCCCCTTGACGACGTGGACGTCATCGTGACCATCAACGACGTCCCCACGACCGTCAACGCCATCGCCGTGGTGATACCATGCATCCTGTCGCTCTGCATCCTGGTGCTGATCTATACCATTTTCCAGTTTAAGAGCAAAGGAGCGCAGCAGAACACGATCATGCAGCATTATTACAAATACCCGGTTCAGGAGTGGGTATGA